The genomic stretch GCCTCAGGTGGTGGCCATCAAGACGACCTACTCTTGGTGTGCCAAACAGCGGCTTCAGGCGTAGGACAGGCATCGGCTTCGCTGGGCCTCTATAGCGCCCACCAACCGTTCGTTCTTTTGCCTCATGGGAGTAAGGAGTAATGACCCTCTGCCATCAATTCTAATTGCTAATTTTTGCTGAATATAGTTGTCGGGTTCTGTGTTCTTTCTGCAATGGTGCAAACAGTAGATTTTATGTTTTGCAATTGCTAGTTTGAGCTTATTGTGGCTCAAACTAACAAATTCAGGCGCAGAACATGCATAGGCTTCAGCGCTCCAATTCCAAAGCTGGTGCTCTTTCTTGAGAAAAAAGAAGAATATGCAGAACGCTAAGATGTTATTGTCCTTTGGGAAAAAAAAACACATTTATGTACAACCATCTGTAAGGACTCACAGTAGAAAGAATCATGGCTAACAAATTCACGAATTGTACCATTACAGCCTGCTTTGTTGGTAGCAAAAAAAGATGAGCCATTGTAAGAGTAAGATCACCAAGTGGTCAATATGAACAAACACCTTACCATCATAAGCTGTCCACTAGGAAAAGAAGCATTAATAAGAAGGTTACTTTTTGCTATCGACTAACTATCTTTATGTCACCTTGTCACCGGTCCCGTCATCACACACGAATCAAAATTTCCTGGTTACCTGCTCTGACTTCCATACTGCTACAGTGCTACTATACACAGGACTAAGCAAGGTCATATGGTTAATGATTGGTTTATGGCTCCATGTCATCTCTAGTTAACGTTATCTGTCCTTCCCACAAATTCCATCACCAACTTTGAAAACGCTGATGATTCATCTCTCAGGAGATTGTTCGGAGAATCATACTCAAGTATCCTTCCTGTTGTACAAAATGAAAACAAAGTATTTATTAGATGACTTAGGTTTGTTAAAAATACCATCCCAGAACCTAGGATAAAACTAGAAAAAGAATCTTATTAGTTCTTTCTGAGTCATTTTACCTTCACCAAGTACAAGAACTAGGTCACTGTCAATCACAGTGGGAATTCTATGTGCAATTGTTATGACCGTGCAAGTTTTTGTTTCTTGCCTTATAGTCCTTTGGATAATATTATCAGTTGCAGTATCAACTGACGCTGTAGCTTCATCTAAAACAagtatttttcttttcattagTAGCACTCTGGCCAAGCAGACAAGTTGCCTTTGCCCCCCACTCCAATTTCCTCCATCTTCAACAACTGCAAAAATGAATTGTAGTATAAAACTGGGTTTAAGAGGACACATAAATGTCAAGGAAGACATTGATACCTGGTGCATCTAACAGTCTATTGTCTTCTCTAATAATCTCCTCAAGGCAACATTTACTAGCAACCTGTAAATATTAAAAAATTAGAACTGATAAACGAAAATTAAACTAAACCAGCATTTTCAACCACAGTTAAAGTGTTGATGAAGTGCCAAATAGCATACAACATCATGAGGATGCTAAAGGCATATTGGCGTACCTCCCATATTTCAGCATCTGTATGTTGTTGTAGAGGGTctaggtttgatctgacagtgcCTTGGAATAGAGTTGGTTCTTGAGGTATAATGCTTAGTCTAGATCGCAAATCATGTAATCCCAAAAGTGATATATCGACTCCGTCTATGAGTATCCGTCCTGCAGATGGTTCGACAATCCGAAACAAAGCCTGGATGAGAGTAGACTTCCCACTCCCTGTCCGCCCAACCACCCCAATTTTTCTTTCTCCAGGAAATGTGCAGCTTATACCTTTGAGCACCATAGGCATGTCAAGATTGTACGTGATTTGTAGACCATCAATTTGAATGGTTCCATACCATGGCCATCTTTCCATCGGTCTGTTGTCTTCAACCACTAAAGGAGACTCACTTGGCATGTTTGAGAATTGCATAATTCTCTCTACTGAGATCATCTTGTTCTCAACAtcgcataagttccatattacCCATGCTTGTAACACATTAAGGTTGAGACCATATGTTGCTGCAAGCCCTGCAAGGCCTAAAGAAGGAGAAAACCAAAACATTGTCACTTATATTAGAACTACAGAACTAGGTTGAAGCATTGAATGGTACTAGTAGTTTTGTTACTGGAAAACTTACTTGGGTCAATAGTATCATGAGGCAAGGAGACAAGGATGACCAGCATCACAAAGAATACCAGATTGAAGAGGAAGTTGATACGGACACACAACCATTCAATCGCTGCTGCATTGTGGAAAGTGATGCGGGAGTAGTCATCTATTAGTGTAAGGCTCTTTCGTAAAAAAAGTTCTCCCTGATTAAAGCATCTAATTGTTGCAGCCCCTGATATAGTCTCAGAAAAATGGTGGAGAATTGGAGCCTTTTTAATGCCAACCAACCTCGCTAGTTCTCTCGCTGAACTGATGTAATAGCTCTACATAAATTTACAGATTAGTGTATTACTCATTTATATGCCTCAAATCCGCAAATGCCATCAATAGTACATGAAGATTTACCTGATAACAAGTGGATATGGAAACTATTACTATGAATAAGAATAGTATGGGCCAAGCAATTTGGGACATAATGAAAATGATACTGAGGAGCTGAATTAGTGCAAATATCAGCCCTGCTAGCCTGTAAGGAATGTCTATGTCAACTGTGCTTTGATCTGTTGATGCCTGAAAAACAGAAAAGCTGAACTGTAAGGACTAACTGGAAGGAGAGTATTTGTTATGATGTTACATCCAGGTATGCTGGTGCTCACCCTATTTAGGATTCGACTTGATGGAGTGGAATCAAAGAAATTAATTGGTGCTCGGAATATATTTTTTATCATGCCTAAGAAGAGCTGCTGTGCTGTTTCGATTGCAATTGCTGATAGGACGAAAGCTCTCCCCAGTATAAATACTGAGCTTCCTGCTGACAACAACACAAAAATACCAATCATCTTCTCTCTGCTTACTAGTTCTTTCCTCTCTGATGCCCATGCAATCCAGTAGTTGCTACATATCTGTAATGACTGGAAAAGGACTTGGCATGCAAGAATTACAGGAATGAGGGCTCCCCTGTAGGCTGAGGTAACAAACTTTCGGTAGATACCCCATTTGACCCTTCCAGATTCACGCTCTTCCTCACTTTCCCTTCCAAGCACAGTGTGATCTGGCTCTATCTCTGTGAGCTCCATTTGTTTCTTGTATATTTTGTTGGTGCCCAAGCCCTGAACTTTCGCAGGGTTGACCTGACTAAGGGACTTATTATGCGCATCCATTTGCTTTGAGAACTCACCATCTTTGTCTGCTATTAAATTATCATACTTTCCGGATTGAACAATTCTTCCATCTTTCATGACCTATAAGTAACGAGTCATTAGCATAAATTAGAATTGCCCTTTTCTGTAAATTCATGTCTTACTAATTGTAGACACGCGAGCATGACTAGAAGAATTTTTAATTAAGAAATAAAGTGTATTGAGACTCCAGTATCTCTAAGGGAGGCTTCTTGCCCCCTAAGCAATATACTCCTATATAATCCACCCATGAGGCTGTGCAATACAACCAACAATTCCACCGGATTCTATTCATTCTACAGTGACAATTCCTTTCCTTTTTTTGTAGAACCAAAAAAGACTTGCAACATACTTTTCATAACTAGGAGCTCCTCTGAAATATGGTTTGCTATAAATTTTCTCAGGACTAAGATAGCTGTCTTACCAAAACAAGATCCGCATCTCGCAGAAACTCTAGCTGGTGAGTTACATAGATGACTGTCTTTGAGGACATTTGACTCATTAAACATTCCTGCATATATATAGAACTGATATTATTGTTCAAGTTTATTGGCAAATAGAATACATTTGGAAGGTTATTTTTCGTTCTTCAAACCAGATATGTTTGATTCTAATCATCTAAAGAATCTGAATTGCAGTTAATGATGAGGTTCCCATAATTGATGCAAGTTCTTAATTGCTTATTGATCCAAATACCtgatttatattatatataagttAGGGAGTCCCTGACAGAAAGAATGTCTGTAAGCATAATTTATTTTTGGTTATGATTCTTGCTTTGCATGTTAGTGCTACAAAATTTCCTGCCTTGGGGCATGCAATTTTTCCATAAAGTACATGTGAATCTCATGAAAAAATATGCATTGTTGCAGATTACTCATTTGCACCTTGAAGAGGTGTGCTCCAGTGTGTGCGTCAACCGCACTGAAGGGATCATCCAAGAGGTAAACATCAGCATCACTGTACAATGCTCTGGAAAGCTGAATCCTCTGCTTCTGGCCACCACTTAGGTTCATGCCTCTTTCCCCTACCACAGTCATATCTCCACTAGCCCATAGTTCCACATCTTTATTCAAAGCACACCCTTGTAGCACCTCATCATATCGGGCCTTGTCCATGGCCTTCCCAAACAGCACATTGTCCTGAATTGTCCCGGTTTGAATCCATGCACTCTGTGGCACATATGCCCTTGACCCAACAACCATTGTTTTTGCACCACTGACCCTTGGAATCTCACCCATGATGGCACAAAGGAGACTTGATTTTCCTGATCCAACTGGCCCACACACAGCAACTTTATGACCCTTCATGATGTCCACCTTTCTATCAATCTTCAGTGTGAACTTTGTATTCTTCAAGCTGTTGTCAGTGGCTTCCCAACTGTATTCTCCTGCTCCAATCTCCACAATGCCAGCCACAGACTGCTTCTCTGTGCTACTTCTACTGCAATAGATACTTGGCTTTGTGTGGTGGTCTTCTTTGATGAACTCTTCGATTCTATCTAGGGACACCTTGGTTTGTGTGACCATTGACACTAACTCTGGGAGGTTGTAGATTGGATCTTGCAGGATTCTGAAAGTAGCAAGTGCTGATAGTACAGTTCCTGCCGACAATGGAATGTCTACAAGAATGCAAATTCCAAAGGTGACAACTGAGACCAACGTTGGTGATGCCCAGAAGAGGAAGGCTATTGCTGAGCATGTGTACAGATACCTTCTGAGCAACCCTCTCTCCACATCCCTGAGCTTCAAAAGCTTATCCAAGTAGGCTGTCTCCCATGCATGCAGTTTCAAAATCCTCATGCTTTTAAGAGCCTCTGCTGTGGCCTTGATGCGTGAGTCTTTCGCCTCCATGATCTTCATGTTGAGATTCTTCTGTGACTTTGCCAGGGGCGTGTTGCTCACCATGATCAACACTGTTGCAAAAACAGCAGACAGCGATGCTGCCATCCCAAGACTATGGTACAAGATGACAAGTGCCAGTGAGACTTGCAAGGGCAGCAACCAAATTCCATGGATGTACCAGAAAAACTCACCAATCTTCTCTACATCCACATCAAGGAAGTTCACAATTCTTCCTGTCCCTGCAGGTGAGTCCTTTATCAATAGGGATTTCTTGTAGATGGACACCATCAGTGCTGCACGCACCCGGAATCCAATTCTACGAGCGCCAAAGTACCACTGCCGCTGTGACAGTGACTCTACTGTCTTTGATACAAAGAAGAGGCTTGCAAGCATGTATCCATGTCCATGGCCTCTGTCAGGGTTCTTGTCGGAGAGCAGCTTCACTAAGTAAGTGATCAAGAATGGTCCCATATAAGAAGCTAAAGTGTTAAGCCCTGTTAATTAAAACCATGTATTATATTAGTATACTGAGGGGAGAAAAGAACAGCTTTATTTCTGATAAATTTCATGGTAACGATTACCTGCAAAGACTGCATTGATGACCAAAGGTGTCCAAACAGCACAAATGATGCCTTTTTGTAGTGACATCGGCTCTGTTTTTTGCTTATGCATTGTTTCTTGAAGCAATGCATATGACTGGTCTGCCGTCTCTGACTGAGGAACAGCTGGGATGTGTTCAATCTCAAGCCGTACGTGGTGTCCCTTCTCAAAGACCGGGTTCAACCACTGGAATGTAAGCTGACTCCACCATCTGGAACTGGAAAACCTATCCCTTCTGCTATCGCCACTGTCTTCCCTCGTGAGCAATGGTTGGTTCAGTTCATCTTGGTTTGCTTCAGAGGTTCTCATGGCTATTGCAAGTAGACACAGACATATGATGGCGCAGAAGGGCAGCGAAGTGAAATTGACAACAGTTGCAGAGTTGATTAGGTGGAGCAAATGCAATGAAGTGAGGAGTGATTCTAACAGGGAGCTGAAGACCCACCAATAAACAAGAACTGCAGgccagtttgatccaagtcctgctcctttgtgtttgcagtagACTGAGAAGAGAGTCACCAAAATCCATGACAGTGAGGCGAAGATGAAGCCCAAGGAGATGGTTTGGTGCTTCCAGACTCCAAGAACAGCAAAGCCAATATGTATTGACGTGATTAAGGCATTGCAgactgaaattatgtgtgatgggAGGAGGGTCACCCCCTTCCTTTCTGCTGAAATCACGACACCACTTCCTGCCTCATGTTCTCCCTCCTTCAGTGTGAGAAACTCTCCAATGACCCAAAGCAGCAAAACAGCAAATGCTGATAGGCGCACATAATCCAATGCTAGTAATATCTCCATGGGATGCTAAAATCAACAGAATGTGGCAGAGAGCAGTACAACACGTAGATGGATAGCGTTACCCTGTTATATTGAAGCAAGACTGAGTCAGAAACTGAGACAAAAGTAAGCAAAGAGAACCCAAGAGGCCAGAAGAAGATACCAAAATCAGAGCCTGGCAGCACATGGCTGACCAAAAAGTAGGCGATGCAGCTTGTTACTTTCGACCTAATCAAAAGGAGGTCTGCAACCAAAAGGCGCTGATCGGCAAAATGTTTGTGTTGGAACCAAGAATCTtgattgtatttggtaattgtcAGCTATATACTTTTGGCATAACCACCAAACACGTCTGTAACTGCACATCTGCAGCATCCAAAACACATTCACCGGATCTGGGGCTAATGCAGATGAACCTGGCTCCACTTTCAGATCTACTTCATCGTCTTATCATACGACGTTAAATAAAATTCTCACAATGCATTGATGCCTTTCACCATCTGAAAAACCTGTTCTTTGCCTGATGTTCCTTTTATGTTATGTCTACTATGTGCTCCCTCCTTTTTTGCATGAAATGATCAAACAAGTGAACATTTTTTTTGTGAATAAAACTAGCACTGCTGCAcgatcgggcattagcaccggtcgcgaagggcctgttgccccggttcccgagccggtgctgccccttccgggactaaaggcccaccctttagtcccggttcggggaaccggggctaaagccccccccccccacaccgGTTGGTTATACCAACcgatgttaaagggtcctgccacgttgcaggaccctttaacaccggttggtattaccaaccggttttAAAgggttcttttttttctttttttttgggttcATTTCTTcgattctgtttattgtttatatataataataattggtttgtcaatacatattttatgctgatataacaatatatatattacacgcatattaagcatatataaatattattataggcttagctttatgtcacacccggatgtaaaagagcattcggatgccaaatcacatgtgcgccaggatctcaaattcacacacatggaccgacatcatcaatggtacaaaacacagtgttcaaacgaattacataaatgagagtaaatgtaccattattacaagccaaatgtttatcaaagtgcgaaGGGGAAACATAAGCTAAACTATTCCATAATGAAAAGGGAGACTAgacgccgacgtagcaggaccaccttgccacaggaaggtcgacggcagaaccacacgagcctagagactcagggtagtcctcagggaaatcgcaattgtactcgtgatcgtccgagcaacctttaatgattatagcaagggtgagctcatgtcgaactcagcaagcacagacggaaagtaatgacatgcaaggcttaaaacaaggtaaagctgacttggtttgactgcggtagcattttagttgatcacttttaattatgactattattagaacaacctattactaattatgagtagcgtaaacccaacccttaattagtgtaagtagtaattagcatcttttaaatgactatcctaataattatagtagtccagggattaaccccaattattaacacaggatggcaatcctgccaacacggaatagccattccgccaaaacacgaggtagcaacctcgccaagttccatctccaagtatccagtgaatccaatttgctcatcaagtgagggtctgggccgctcgtgaccgtgagcacggctgatatattagttttacactctgcagaggtgtgcacttttacTCCAAGTTgtgattcccattcgcccggggtcgcgactccccaaaacactgccaaggtgagcaggcagggtctcactacgagacctttcacagggtccatctaataggatgccactcgcaagttttcgccggggcgctcgacagtcgatacccatagccatggcgtaccgagcagccgctaacttaatattcattacccaagttacttcctcacgcctacccggaaagtaacaccctactagtggaggtcctgctaattagtcaagccagagccatatagcttggagctgcactgtaagtcccaggggaccgctccctgactaagtccttacggagagcagagacgggtacgcccggcaaaccggaccaccaacggtacccgctccccctgtcaccaccatcatcacgatgctcgtaagcatccaacatcgccatcaccgcagtgaccaaaggttcagcacagtttaagcatcaagttgattagagattattacttgtttaggcatgtgtataagatgagtagagcagctaagcaacctagtatagcctaacTACCCATGTACATAACCCtaggtgaacaaggaatagtaagtaaagctagtcatgttcttagggtttgcattcatcggacacatgcatatatagtaaatgacattaatgagtaggttcaaagtgatcaaacggtgtctgcacttgccttcatcgttgtcgggttgctcgaactcagcgggatcctgaacctcatccttcacgaacgtctcaTTGGCTAAACGCGACAATCATCACACGAACGaggcaatacatgcaagcaaacaagcttaatcagaaacagtacaccaaagcatgcgaaagCAGAAAGCAACTGTACTACTGTGTTCTACTCGACGAGACGAAactatagcgaccagaatcacctaaatcggagttacgatgcaaaagttatggctaaaacaagttggatGGCAAttctgtagataaactgaactatttttcgtaattaaaactaattaaaactgaattaaaacgcattttggattaaatatataaaaaccaACGGCTACGGAGGCATTCTGCAAAAACCAGGAGCATAGTTATATTTATTTTAAACTGAGCAGGACTGCGGGTTAATTTTAAATAAGCCCGAGGGCTTTTCTGCAAAAGCAGCAGGGGCGCGCGGGGCCGTGGCCGgcctggccacgtggcggcgcGGGAGTGGCCGGTCCACGGCACTGTGCTGTGGACCGGGGCGCGGGGCAGGGGGccgcggtccatggtggaccgcgcCTGCGGGAGCGGGCGAGGCGGCTGCCTGGGCCGGGTCCACGTGGACCGgccgcgcgggggggggggggctgagCCGCgttccacggtggaccgcgcgcCAGACCGGGGGCGAGCGCAGGCCGGGCGGCGGTGGTGCCATGGGCGGCGGGTGGGAGCTCGCCGCGTCGGCGTGTCTCGTCTCGAGAAGGCCAGGCAAAGGCCCCAGCCGGTGCGGTTCCGCGAAGCTAACGCAATGGGGGNNNNNNNNNNNNNNNNNNNNNNNNNNNNNNNNNNNNNNNNNNNNNNNNNNNNNNNNNNNNNNNNNNNNNNNNNNNNNNNNNNNNNNNNNNNNNNNNNNNNGGCGGTTCGTGGCGTGAGAAGGCGAGGCAAGGGCGCCAGCGGGTGCGGCTCGGCGAGGCGAACGCAATGGGGGTCTCACCTTCGCGAAACGTCGACGGCAAAGagaagctcgacggcggcggcgcagatTTCGACGAGACGAACATGCGGCGGCTCGGGAGTGAAGCTAGGCTTCTAGGGGGGTTGCGGGCGGCCGAGATATGCCTTAAATAGGCTAGGGTGGCCCCGGGGTCCTCGTGACGCGAGCGGGCGTGGAAGCCGGAGTCGGTTGCGGCCGAGTCTGTTCCGGCCGGAGGTGGAAGACGGCGGGTGGGTCCCACTCATGGGGCCCACGCGTCAGCGGCAGGGGGCGGCAGTGAGCTGGGGCAGGGGCCCTGCGACTGGGCTGCGTTGCAGCTGGGCCGAAGCGGGGAGAGGGAAGGGGCGCGGGGGCCGACCCAGGGCGttgccctttctctttttttatatttatttcgGAAACAAATTGCCTCTCCTATTTTCTTTCTTGCTTCAAAACAAAAACCAAGCGCAACCAAGCATAAAATAAATCAAGCAAAAAcaatgcagcagcatgaatgcagtcaaacacgtttctaccttatatttcattttatttatttttgtaaattatttaataattcccaaaaattcaaactaagccaaaattaaatcaaatttaaactaaatttgaaattcaaaaatttgaagtgttataaacctacccccttaaaagaatctcgtcctcgagattaggatgaaccagagaataactgagggtatttggatatcagatcatcttctctttcccaggttgcCTCTTCCTcagaatggtgtttccattgtactttacacATCCTGATCTGCTGTGTCCAGGACTTTGATAGGACTCTCTTCATAAGTTAGATCATCCTGCaaatctagttcctctagtggcAACTGTTCCTCAGGCACCCTCAGGCATTTCTTGAACTGGGAAACATGGAAAACATTGTGCACATTGGATAAACTAGCAGGCAACTCAAGCTGATAAGCCACCTTTCCTTTCCTTTCCAAAATCTTGAAAGGACCAACatatcttggagctagctttcccttgacattgaacctctttagacctctcatcggagacactttcaggtatatataatcacctgcctgaaacacaagttcccttcgtctcacatcagcataactcttctgtctagactgagctgctttcagagtctgtcggatgaactgaactctttcttcggctattctcaatgaatcagggccgaacacttgcctttcaccagtctggttccagaacaatggagtcctacacttccttccatacaaggcttcaaaaggagtcatcttaagactagtctgataactattgttataggagaactcgACGTAGGGCAAACTGGTATCCCAACTATCTCCATACTGTAAAGCACAAGACCTGAGCATATCCTCCACTATCTGGTTGACTCTCTCTGTCTGACCATCGGACTGAGGATGATAAGCAGTACTGAATCTGAGCTCGGTTCCCAAAGCATCATGCAGCTTCTCCCAAAACTTtgatgtaaactgtgtacctctatCAGACACAATCCTCTTAGGAACTCTATGCAGACACACAATCCGTTCCATATACTTTTCTGCTAACTGATCCCCACGGTAGTTAGTTTTgaccggtatgaaatgagctaccttggtcaatcgatctactacaacccatattgagtcataacctcgttgagatctcggcaatcccactatgaagtccatgctgatctcatcccacttccactcaggtatcTTCAACGGTTGCAGCAATcctgctggcctctgatgttccgctttcactctctgacaagtgtcacacaatgccacatattcaccaatatctttcttcataccaggccaccaatagttttgcttcaagtcttggtacatcttagtacctcctggatgaatagagtaagcagactcatggcactccttcagtatcacatccttgattctctgaatttcaggcacacacaatcggcccttgtgccaaacaattccttcttgatcaactttGAATCCAGGTGCTCTACCTTCCTCTAGTAGCTTAAGTATCTTTTTTATCTCTTCATCCTCTTTCTGACCTTTTCTGATCTCTTGCTCAAGAGTTGGTTCGAGGTCCATGGAAGTACCTTGGGTGTTAGCAACAAACCCCAAATTGAGATACTCAAATTctgctagtagttccatcggtaactccatGGCTTCCAACATGTTCACTTGACTCTTTCTACTCAGTGCATCAGCaactacattagctttgccagggtggtaatgaatctccagttcataatccttgatcaattctaaccatcttctctgtctcaggttcaagtcattctgagtgaagatgtatttcagactcttgtgatccgtgtagatatcacacttatgacccagaatatagtgtctctagatcttcagtgaatggaccacagctgctaactcaagatcatgagttgggtaattcacctcatgtttcttcaa from Sorghum bicolor cultivar BTx623 chromosome 3, Sorghum_bicolor_NCBIv3, whole genome shotgun sequence encodes the following:
- the LOC8074951 gene encoding putative ABC transporter C family member 15 isoform X3 — protein: MRTSEANQDELNQPLLTREDSGDSRRDRFSSSRWWSQLTFQWLNPVFEKGHHVRLEIEHIPAVPQSETADQSYALLQETMHKQKTEPMSLQKGIICAVWTPLVINAVFAGLNTLASYMGPFLITYLVKLLSDKNPDRGHGHGYMLASLFFVSKTVESLSQRQWYFGARRIGFRVRAALMVSIYKKSLLIKDSPAGTGRIVNFLDVDVEKIGEFFWYIHGIWLLPLQVSLALVILYHSLGMAASLSAVFATVLIMVSNTPLAKSQKNLNMKIMEAKDSRIKATAEALKSMRILKLHAWETAYLDKLLKLRDVERGLLRRYLYTCSAIAFLFWASPTLVSVVTFGICILVDIPLSAGTVLSALATFRILQDPIYNLPELVSMVTQTKVSLDRIEEFIKEDHHTKPSIYCSRSSTEKQSVAGIVEIGAGEYSWEATDNSLKNTKFTLKIDRKVDIMKGHKVAVCGPVGSGKSSLLCAIMGEIPRVSGAKTMVVGSRAYVPQSAWIQTGTIQDNVLFGKAMDKARYDEVLQGCALNKDVELWASGDMTVVGERGMNLSGGQKQRIQLSRALYSDADVYLLDDPFSAVDAHTGAHLFKECLMSQMSSKTVIYVTHQLEFLRDADLVLVMKDGRIVQSGKYDNLIADKDGEFSKQMDAHNKSLSQVNPAKVQGLGTNKIYKKQMELTEIEPDHTVLGRESEEERESGRVKWGIYRKFVTSAYRGALIPVILACQVLFQSLQICSNYWIAWASERKELVSREKMIGIFVLLSAGSSVFILGRAFVLSAIAIETAQQLFLGMIKNIFRAPINFFDSTPSSRILNRASTDQSTVDIDIPYRLAGLIFALIQLLSIIFIMSQIAWPILFLFIVIVSISTCYQSYYISSARELARLVGIKKAPILHHFSETISGAATIRCFNQGELFLRKSLTLIDDYSRITFHNAAAIEWLCVRINFLFNLVFFVMLVILVSLPHDTIDPSLAGLAATYGLNLNVLQAWVIWNLCDVENKMISVERIMQFSNMPSESPLVVEDNRPMERWPWYGTIQIDGLQITYNLDMPMVLKGISCTFPGERKIGVVGRTGSGKSTLIQALFRIVEPSAGRILIDGVDISLLGLHDLRSRLSIIPQEPTLFQGTVRSNLDPLQQHTDAEIWEVASKCCLEEIIREDNRLLDAPVVEDGGNWSGGQRQLVCLARVLLMKRKILVLDEATASVDTATDNIIQRTIRQETKTCTVITIAHRIPTVIDSDLVLVLGEGRILEYDSPNNLLRDESSAFSKLVMEFVGRTDNVN
- the LOC8074951 gene encoding putative ABC transporter C family member 15 isoform X2; its protein translation is MEILLALDYVRLSAFAVLLLWVIGEFLTLKEGEHEAGSGVVISAERKGVTLLPSHIISVCNALITSIHIGFAVLGVWKHQTISLGFIFASLSWILVTLFSVYCKHKGAGLGSNWPAVLVYWWVFSSLLESLLTSLHLLHLINSATVVNFTSLPFCAIICLCLLAIAMRTSEANQDELNQPLLTREDSGDSRRDRFSSSRWWSQLTFQWLNPVFEKGHHVRLEIEHIPAVPQSETADQSYALLQETMHKQKTEPMSLQKGIICAVWTPLVINAVFAGLNTLASYMGPFLITYLVKLLSDKNPDRGHGHGYMLASLFFVSKTVESLSQRQWYFGARRIGFRVRAALMVSIYKKSLLIKDSPAGTGRIVNFLDVDVEKIGEFFWYIHGIWLLPLQVSLALVILYHSLGMAASLSAVFATVLIMVSNTPLAKSQKNLNMKIMEAKDSRIKATAEALKSMRILKLHAWETAYLDKLLKLRDVERGLLRRYLYTCSAIAFLFWASPTLVSVVTFGICILVDIPLSAGTVLSALATFRILQDPIYNLPELVSMVTQTKVSLDRIEEFIKEDHHTKPSIYCSRSSTEKQSVAGIVEIGAGEYSWEATDNSLKNTKFTLKIDRKVDIMKGHKVAVCGPVGSGKSSLLCAIMGEIPRVSGAKTMVVGSRAYVPQSAWIQTGTIQDNVLFGKAMDKARYDEVLQGCALNKDVELWASGDMTVVGERGMNLSGGQKQRIQLSRALYSDADVYLLDDPFSAVDAHTGAHLFKECLMSQMSSKTVIYVTHQLEFLRDADLVLVMKDGRIVQSGKYDNLIADKDGEFSKQMDAHNKSLSQVNPAKVQGLGTNKIYKKQMELTEIEPDHTVLGRESEEERESGRVKWGIYRKFVTSAYRGALIPVILACQVLFQSLQICSNYWIAWASERKELVSREKMIGIFVLLSAGSSVFILGRAFVLSAIAIETAQQLFLGMIKNIFRAPINFFDSTPSSRILNRASTDQSTVDIDIPYRLAGLIFALIQLLSIIFIMSQIAWPILFLFIVIVSISTCYQSYYISSARELARLVGIKKAPILHHFSETISGAATIRCFNQGELFLRKSLTLIDDYSRITFHNAAAIEWLCVRINFLFNLVFFVMLVILVSLPHDTIDPSLAGLAATYGLNLNVLQAWVIWNLCDVENKMISVERIMQFSNMPSESPLVVEDNRPMERWPWYGTIQIDGLQITYNLDMPMVLKGRILIDGVDISLLGLHDLRSRLSIIPQEPTLFQGTVRSNLDPLQQHTDAEIWEVASKCCLEEIIREDNRLLDAPVVEDGGNWSGGQRQLVCLARVLLMKRKILVLDEATASVDTATDNIIQRTIRQETKTCTVITIAHRIPTVIDSDLVLVLGEGRILEYDSPNNLLRDESSAFSKLVMEFVGRTDNVN